The DNA window GGAGCTCTGAGACTTAGCACTGTAGTCACAGAATGGTGCAAACCAGCCAGAGAATGCAGAGCCACTGGTCCCCCAGGTCCTGCAGAGCATCCCAGAGCAGCTTACACTTAGGACTTGCAGCAGTTATGACAGATGAACCTCTTTGCTGCTGTTcatttctccccacccccacacctggcTAATTCCTGCCCACACCTGGCTGCTGTGGGATTAGAAGCCGGCAGCCAAAGCGCCCACACCTGTGCCTGTCAAAAGAGCAGAGGCCTAAGTCAGGGCATACAGCTGACTCACAGATTCAGGCCACTCGTATGCACCCCTTTTCAGTTTGGAAAATGCTCTATAATAAACATCTCTTCTGAATTTCCTGGAAGCTTGGGGTTGATGATATGCTTCCTAATCATTGCAACAAAATATtagctgctgctcctgctgcggCCCAATCAAAGAATTTGAACTGGTCTCTTGTGGTCACAGATTGTTTTAGAAGGAAATAATCCCTCACATTAAAGGAGAAATTTTATTCTAATAACAGAAATCATACAAATCAAATTTGTTATGAAGTGAAATGATAAGTCTTTTCATGTTGCTGTATGTGGCTGTGTGTATAAGCAGTGCCTGATAGGTAAGTGCTGCTGTGTTCTGTTCTGTGGATGTATTCCAGGGTGAGGCAGCCCTTGCTGCAGTGTTGGTGAGTGGTGGCCACAGTGGCCAGATGAGAGCCAAGATCACGCCTTGGGCTTATGCAAATTAATTAAATTGTGGGCTTTTCAGCAAATTAATAAGCATGCGGGtattggttgattggttgggtAATGGACGTCCCAGTGCTGAGCTCATTTCATCATCCTTTCCCTTAAATCCTATGCCCTTCTCAAGCTAATGATGGAAACTGGCCAACATTAAAGCAGAACCCTGCTTCAGCAAAGTCAACTCAGATGGCTGGTGGAGACTGGAAGGACTCAGGCATGGAGGGGGCCCTAAAGCAAGGTGCCATCTCAAGCCAGCCTTTGCCCTTGTCAGCGCTAGGAGCTACAGAAAAGCTGGTAGGTCATCTGGCTTTAATCTGCCCCAGTGAGTTTTCCTGCTCGAGGTCAGCTCTGTTACTGTCCACCGGACCAGCCACTGGGTCTTAGGGGCCCAGTGCAGACCGATGATGAGCCTGATAGTGTGTCTTTTGGCCTTCTGAAGGCTTATAAACCCTACTGTGTGCTGCTGTAAATGGAAATGTGCTTAACCTTCCAAAGAGtaacttcatgttttcttcttatgAATTTAGGGCGTCGAGATTGGCAAAGGGCCACCTCCCATCCCTGGTGTAGGCAAGCCACTGCCCCCAAGTTATGGGACATATCCAAGTCCTGTGCCCCTGGGCCCAGGATCAACAAGTTCcctggagaggaggaaagaaggcagCTTGCCCAGACCTGGTGCAGGCCCACCAAGTCGGCAGAAACCCGCCCCACTGCCCCCAGCAAGCAGCGCTCCCCAGCCTGGCTCCTCGCAACAGATTCAGCAGAGAATCTCAGTGCCACCAAGTCCCACATATCCACCAGCAGGGCCGCCTGCCTTTCCAGCTGGAGATGGGAAAACTGAGCTTCCACTGACAGTGGCCATTAGGCCTTTTCTGGCTGATAAGGGGTCAAGGCCACAGTCTCCCAGGAAGGGACCTCAGACAGTAAATTCAAGTTCTATATACTCCATGTACCTCCAGCAAGCCACACCACCTAAGAATTACCAGCCACCAGTGCATGGCGCCTTAAATAAGTCAGTTAAAGCAGGTATGCTGGCTGTATACTCTCTGAAGTGAAGGAAGTTATCCCTTAATTAGGGTTCTTACATAAAGTACAGGGTGTCAGTTGGGGATGGAAATAAGGAGGCAAAATACAGAGTAATTTTGAAGGCAAATTATACTCTCTGACTTTCTGCCTGGGTATCTGCCTATCACTTAGTAGTAAATCCAGAAGGATAAGACTTctggattttcatttttctcctgctTCAGGGTAACTTCTGCTGTTAGTTATCCAGTGATTAGGGGATGGACCTGCTGGCCACCACTAAATCAGCATCCTGGGCATGGGCAGTGTGAGGAGCTTCCAGCAGGGACAGCCTGGAGTGGATGACTGAACAGGGACCTTCTAGGAGGGCAAGTAGGAAGATTGAGCTCCGTGAAGTATGCAAAGCTGTGCTCTAAGAGTTTCCCCACCTAGCTGGAGGGTTCTATGGGCCAGGTCAGGGCTGCAGCATCCAAACTTGTAGTTTGATCCCTGGGTGTGTTTAGCCATCACCTGCCAAGGACCTCCCAAGTAGTGTGATATGTGGGCACGGTTCTGGCCATGGGAGAAGTTTTTGAGCCACAGGTCAGATATGTCCTGCTCCAAAGAGGTATGTATATTCATGTTGCCTGAGTCAGACCCAGGCTCAGATGCAGATTTAGTGGATTTGGTGTTTTTTCCTTGGCCAGATTAGGTCagtaaccttttctttttaaagagccTAGTCTTGGAACCAAATATAAAACCCAATTTGAAGGGAGTGAGTGGTGGGTCTTGGAAAAGGTTTCTTGAGGATTCAAAAACCAGAACCCACCAACAATAGTAGCTTAAATGTCATCAAGTCAGTGCCAAGGGAGGAGATGCTGTCATAGCAGCCAGGATGAAATTGTTCTGTCCTCTGTTTCTCCTCCAGTGTATGGTAAGCCTGTTCTACCGTCAGGGTCAGCATCTCCATCACCTTTGCCATTTCTTCATGGGTCACTGGGCCCAGGCACGACACAGCCTCAGCCTCCTTCAGAGTGCGCTGAGAAAGAGCCAGAACAGGAAGGCCCTCCTGTACCTGGAGAAGGCAGTACTGTGGAAAGCCTGCCTCGGCCACTCAGTCCCACCAAACTCACACCCATTGTGCACTCGCCACTTCGTTATCAGAGTGATGCGGACCTGGAAGCTCTGCGCAGGAAGCTGGCCAATGCACCCCGACCCCTGAAGAAGCGCAGCTCTATCACAGAGCCAGAGGGCCCTGGGGGGCCCAACATCCAGAAGTTGCTATATCAACGCTTTAACACCCTGGCTGGTGGCATGGAGGGTACCCCTTTCTACCAGCCCAGCCCTTCACAGGACTTTGTTGGCACTTTAGCAGATGTGGACAATGGAAATACCAATGCCAATGGCAACTTAGATGAGGCTCTCCCTCCCCGGCCCACAGCCCCGGTTCCTGATGAGCTTGCCCCATCCTCAGATGCCAATGATAATGAGTTACCTTCCCCTGAGCCAGAGCTCATTTGCCCCCAAACGACTCATCAAACTGCTGAGCCTGCtgaggacaacaacaacaatgtgGCCCCAGTACCCTCCACAGAGCAGATCCCAAGTCCTGTGGCTGAGGCTCCCTCGGAGGAAGAACAAGTCCCTCCAGCTCCACTTTCCCCCGTCGTCCATCCTCCAGCAACATCTGCGGTGGGTATCCTTGCTAGACCACAGCCAGGCATGCCCTTGCATGCAGAACTAATGTGGGGACAGGATAATCAGATGATCACAGACCAACAGTCCCTGGTAAACTCAAAGTTGGCATTGACACCAGAATAACAGACAGATGGAGAAGTAATGAGCCTCCATGAGGAGGTCAGTATTGACAGAGCACAGAGGGTTTGAGATCATCTCAGGGAGTCCacacaaggctttttttttttttttttttcttttctgaaacagggtttctctatgtagctttgtagaccaggctggccttgaactcaacagagatccacctgcctctgcctcccccatgcTGAGAATcatagctgtgtgccaccactgcccagcccacacAAGGCTTTCTTAATGGGATCTGTAGAGATGAGCTGACTCCTTGGGCAGACTTCTGGTTCAACATTGCAGCTATCACTGTCTCCCACTAATCTTCCTAGGAGTAGCCAGCAGCCCCACCTGGCCATTAGGCCCTCAGAGGGCAGTCACCACCGTTGCTCCTGGGGAACTCCTGCCCTAGGTCCCTGCCACCCCTCCCCACAGCTGTGTCTTGGGTATGTCAACTGACACGAAAATGCTTCCTTCCCTGCAGAGCAAACGGACCAACCTGAAAAAGCCTAACTCGGAACGGACAGGGCATGGGCTGAGAGTGCGCTTCAATCCCCTGGCACTGCTTCTTGATGCGTCCCTGGAAGGCGAGTTTGATCTGGTGCAGAGGATCATCTATGAGGTGAGCCACGCTCCCACACATGCTGCTGGTGGTTTGAAGGGCTGGTTGTCATGTACTCTGTGTCCTAGGTGGAAGACCCTAGCAAACCCAACGACGAA is part of the Cricetulus griseus strain 17A/GY chromosome 5, alternate assembly CriGri-PICRH-1.0, whole genome shotgun sequence genome and encodes:
- the Ppp1r13b gene encoding apoptosis-stimulating of p53 protein 1 isoform X2, coding for MTPVPGKPSDFCRNQMILTVFLSNNEQILTEVPITPETTCRDVVEFCKEPGEGSCHLAEVWRGSGGRQTQEQRTQRNVTSVPGEKRTENGVGNPRVELTLSELQDMAARQQQQIENQQQMLVAKEQRLHFLKQQERRQQQSISENEKLQKLKERVEAQENKLKKIRAMRGQVDYSKIMNGNLSAEIERFSAMFQEKKQEVQTAILRVDQLSQQLEDLKKGKLNGFQSYNGRLTGPAAVELKRLYQELQIRNQLNQEQNSKLQQQKELLNKRNMEVAMMDKRISELRERLYGKKIQLNRVNGTSSPQSPLSTSGRVAAVGPYIQVPSTGGFPLPGDPVKPQSLSIASSAAHGRSKSANDGNWPTLKQNPASAKSTQMAGGDWKDSGMEGALKQGAISSQPLPLSALGATEKLGVEIGKGPPPIPGVGKPLPPSYGTYPSPVPLGPGSTSSLERRKEGSLPRPGAGPPSRQKPAPLPPASSAPQPGSSQQIQQRISVPPSPTYPPAGPPAFPAGDGKTELPLTVAIRPFLADKGSRPQSPRKGPQTVNSSSIYSMYLQQATPPKNYQPPVHGALNKSVKAVYGKPVLPSGSASPSPLPFLHGSLGPGTTQPQPPSECAEKEPEQEGPPVPGEGSTVESLPRPLSPTKLTPIVHSPLRYQSDADLEALRRKLANAPRPLKKRSSITEPEGPGGPNIQKLLYQRFNTLAGGMEGTPFYQPSPSQDFVGTLADVDNGNTNANGNLDEALPPRPTAPVPDELAPSSDANDNELPSPEPELICPQTTHQTAEPAEDNNNNVAPVPSTEQIPSPVAEAPSEEEQVPPAPLSPVVHPPATSASKRTNLKKPNSERTGHGLRVRFNPLALLLDASLEGEFDLVQRIIYEVEDPSKPNDEGITPLHNAVCAGHHHIVKFLLDFGVNVNAADSDGWTPLHCAASCNSVHLCKQLVESGAAIFASTISDIETAADKCEEMEEGYIQCSQFLYGVQEKLGVMNKGTVYALWDYEAQNSDELSFHEGDAITILRRKDENETEWWWARLGDREGYVPKNLLGLYPRIKPRQRTLA